The Microlunatus soli genome contains the following window.
CGCCCTGGCTGCCCAGCAAGGGTCGACGTACCTCGGTGCCCGGGGCGTACTCGGCGAGCAGTTCCTCGATCGGACGCCGTGACCGGGTGTCGGCGGCCGTGATCGACAGCACGTGGTAGCGGCCGTCGGAGGTGTCGGGGTGCAGGGCGAGCAAGCAGGCGCGCGCGGCGTCGGTCAGTTCGACGTAGCCCCACAGATTGCGGGCGTCGGTGCGTTCGTCGGTCTGGCCGTCCAGCTCGTGCAACTCCTGGACGGTCAGGATCCAGTGGAACCGCAGCGCGGTGACCGTCATCCCGCGCCGGGCGTACATCCGGCCGATCCGTTCGGCGAAATCCTTGGTCAGTGCGTACGGATCGACGTAGTCCAGCGGGCTGTCCTCGGTGACCGGGACGTACGGTGCGACCGTCGGCTCCGGCGACCAGGCGGTGCCGTAGATCGAACCACTGGAGGCCAGCACCGCCGTCGAGATGCCCGCCCGC
Protein-coding sequences here:
- a CDS encoding NAD-dependent epimerase/dehydratase family protein, translated to MTVWVSGSAGKLGSEVVRQLERDGITVVGADVAGPGDHQVDLTDPDAVRRSLTGCDAVIHCAAIPSPENVEPADLVHNNTLSTFNVLQEAWRAGISTAVLASSGSIYGTAWSPEPTVAPYVPVTEDSPLDYVDPYALTKDFAERIGRMYARRGMTVTALRFHWILTVQELHELDGQTDERTDARNLWGYVELTDAARACLLALHPDTSDGRYHVLSITAADTRSRRPIEELLAEYAPGTEVRRPLLGSQGAWDCSRAQSIIGWEPLTGWR